Within archaeon BMS3Bbin15, the genomic segment GAAAAATTTAGAGAAGTAGAAAATATTATAAGAGCCTTAAAGTAAAACATAAGAAGGTGAAAACATGCTTATTAAAGTTGCGCATTCCCCGGACCCAGATGATGCATTCATGTTCTATGCTCTCAAGATGAAGAAGTTTCCCACGCCTAACTATGAGTTTGAGGATATCCTTGGAGATATTGAAACTCTCAATAGAGAAGCTATGAAAGAAAGCTATGAGGTTACTGCAATATCAATACATGCCTATCCATATATTTCTGATAAATATGCCCTCCTGAATACAGGAGCAAGCATGGGCTTAAAATATGGCCCCATTATTATTGCAAATAAGAAACTTGACAGCCTCAAGGGTAAGAGAATAGCTGTACCAGGGAAGCTTACATCTGCCTATTTAGCTTTAAAGCTCTACGAGAATAATTTTGAAGAGGTAATAATGAGATTTGATGAGATTATAGAAGCTGTTTCTTCGGGGAAGGTGGATTGTGGCTTGATAATCCACGAAGGACAGGTAACATTTGAAGATATGGGGCTGAAAAAGATTGTGGACCTTGGCGAGTGGTGGTATGAAGAAACTTCATTGCCTCTACCTCTTGGTGGAAATGTTATAAAACGCAGTCTGGGAGAAAAAGTAATAAGTGAAGTCTCAGGTTATCTGAAGAA encodes:
- the mqnD gene encoding 1,4-dihydroxy-6-naphtoate synthase, producing MLIKVAHSPDPDDAFMFYALKMKKFPTPNYEFEDILGDIETLNREAMKESYEVTAISIHAYPYISDKYALLNTGASMGLKYGPIIIANKKLDSLKGKRIAVPGKLTSAYLALKLYENNFEEVIMRFDEIIEAVSSGKVDCGLIIHEGQVTFEDMGLKKIVDLGEWWYEETSLPLPLGGNVIKRSLGEKVISEVSGYLKKSIEYAMENEEEALKYAFQFGRGLDSEKNKKFVRMYVNSYTIDYGEDGRTAVKLLLKKGYEAGIIDRYSEPEFIE